Below is a window of Sulfitobacter sp. SK012 DNA.
ATCCGTCCTTGCCCAACCCTTCGAGCAACGGAACAAAGCGAACTGGGCGTAATTCGTCATATTCCAACCCGTCTGGGGTTTTTCGCACACGAATTAGGTGTTGTACGGCGTCGGATTGCCCCACGGGGACGACCATGATGCCGCCTTCCTTAAGCTGTGCAAGCAGCGGGCCGGGAGGGTCTTCGGCGGCGGCTGTCACCAAGATGCGATCAAATGGTGCCTGCTCTTCAAGGCCAAAGCTGCCGTCGCGGGTGATCGCTGTGATGTTGCTTAGATCAAGCGCATCAAAGATTTCCCGGGCCTCGCGGACAAGACGGCGATGGCGGTCGAGTGTGTAGACCCTGCGTGCGAGTTTACTGAGGATGGCAGCCTGATAGCCGCTTCCGGTGCCGATCTCGAGCACCTTGTCCCGCGCGCTGACTTGCAGGGCCTGCGTCATCAATCCCACAACCGACGGCTGGCTAATGGTCTGGCCGCAGGCGATGGGCAAGGGCATGTCCTCGTAAGCACGCTCAGCAAAAAGGCCACGAATAAAGGGACCACGATCAATCGATTCCATGGCGGATAAAACGCGTTTATCCGTCACGCCCTTGGACCGCAGGGCGTAGAGGAACTGCATTTTTCGTTCTGCTTCGCTGCCTGCTTCGTCGTTCATGTGGCGATGCCTTTATGTGCATCAAAGCTGACGTGGTCGGTCAAATCCGCGCGCATTGGGGTAACCGAAACATAACCTTCAAGGTTAACGGCGGCGTCCGTGCCGGGGGCCGTAGGCACCTGTTGGTCGCCGCCTTTGATCCACAGAAAACGGCGCCCGTTCGGCGCGATATGCGGTTCAGTCGCAAAGTTCACGCCGGGGCGGCGTCCCTGAGCGGCCAATTTGATGCCCTTTACATCGCTGGCAGCGACGGGCGGGAAATTTACGTTATAAAACAGCCGGTAATCGGAGGTTTCGGACGGTGTGTGGTCAAGAATGCGCCGGATCACGTTAACGCCGTGCTGCGCCGCGGCCTCAAATGGATTGTCCAGCTTGTTGTTCCCAGGTCCAAAAAACTGCGACAGGGCGATGGCAGGAATGCCTTGAAGCGCGGCTTCCATCGCGGCACCAATAGTCCCGGAATAGAGCGTGTTTTCGGCTGAGTTATTCCCGCGGTTTACCCCAGAAAGCACCAGATCGGGCGGGTTGCCTGCCATTGCGTCGTAGAGGGCCGCCATAACGCAGTCAGCGGGGGCTCCTTCGGCGGCAAAGCGGCGCGGGGCCAATTCAGTGATCATCATGGGTTTGGTGTAGCTGATGCAATGGCCAACGCCTGATTGTTCAAACGCTGGGGCAACTGTCCAAACGTTCTCAGGATTTCCGGTCAACTCACGGGCGATGGCTTCGAGAGTGATTAATCCCGGTGCATTAATGCCGTCGTCGTTGGTGATGAGAATACGCATGATAGGCCCCTTTTCGCTTTGATAGGCGAGGGCTGGGGATGCGGCAAGGCAGGGAACCTCTGGCGGGAGTATTTTCAGCCTAAAGAAATGGGGAGTTGCGCCAGAAGCGCAGTGGCCTGTTCATTTGGGGGGCAAAGAGCGTTGCGGTCTTCGCCGGGAAAGAAACGTGCCCGGGTGGCCGTGGGCATAGGATCTGGGGTGACAATGTGAACTTTGGGGCCAATTCTGTCGGCTTCAGATTGCCAACTGCGGGCCAGAGCGATCTGAGTTGATTTGGTCGCAGCATAGCTGCCGAAAAACTTTTGACCGGCGCGAGGATCGTCAAAAAACACGGCTTGGCCTTGTTGACCCAGCAGCGGCGACACAAACCGGATCAGGGTCGCTGTGGCTGTGATGTTGTTCGCAATTGATTTCTGGAGGTCCTTGGGATCGATGTGATCTGCAGGAGTGAGGGGGGCTGCGTGGATCGCCGTGTGCAGCCATAGATCAAGCTTGCCCCAACGCTCGTGGATACCTCGGCACAGGGTCGCCATCGCTGGTTCGACCGTTATGTCCATCGGTGCGAGCGTGCAGGCACCACCGCGGGCCTTGATGCGGTCGTCGAGTTCTTCGAGAGCCCCTACAGTGCGCGCGACAGCGATAATGTGGTGGCTAGGGGCGAGCGCCTCGGCAAGGGCGGCACCCAAGCCGCGCGAGGCACCGGTGATCAGAGCAATTTTTGTCATAATGCGCGTTTGCACGAGGGGCTGGGGTGCCGTCAAGAGTGCTTAGCTTTTGGGCATGCGCAAGACCAATTCACCGTGAAGCCGCGACAAGATCAGGCGGTCCGTATCAATGGCCAACACAGTGCCACCAGCAACCGCGTCGCCGATGACGACACGGGAAATTTTGCCATTGGGCAGTCGCACCAACGCACCGGGCAGCGTGGCAGAGCCAAAGGTGCCGATGAGCGCGGTGCGGTCAAGGTTGGTGGTTTCGGTCGCCAGTTCGGTGACTTTGGGGGGCGTGGGGGTCCCGTCGGTTGGGGTGGTCATGGTGGTCCTTCTGCGCGCAACAGCGCTGCTTGCGATTCGGAATGCTGCGGTGCAGCTATCAATCCGTGCAGGTCTGCAAAAGGGTGACGAGAGGTCATAGGCCAGTCAGCGCCACCGGGGCGGCGGAAAAGTGCCGTCAGCGCTTGGCGTGGTACGTAAACGTCAGTCTGGCAAGGTGATCCAGCGCCTGTTCGGGAACTTCGCCTGTGAGCGGAAGATGCAACGCCCGGTTGCCTTCGTATGCAAAACTGTCGGGATAAAGATCGCGCATGGTGGCCGCGAGTGTCGTCTGGCAATGGACAAAAATGCCGATATTGCCCGGGTTCTTATCTGACCACGAAACCCGCAAAGTGCTCCCTTGGCTGGTTTTGCTTGGCCGCCATGCCGGTTGGCCCCATTTGAGGCTTTCGGTCATAGGCCATTCTTGCGACGCGCGCAGAATGATCGTCCGGATCTCAGAAAACCGATGCTGGGCGGCGGTAGGCCATGTGGCGACTGTTTCGTCGAACGCGTTGGGGAAGGCGGACATTTTCATGGAACCCTTCTAGCACATTCGTAGTGACAGTTTTTGGCAGCAGGTTATTCGGCGGCTGGTTTCATCTCAAACCCGTTGTCGACTTGGTCAGCGGGGGTGACAGGGTATTCGCCTGAAAAACATGCGTCGCAATACTGCGGACATTTGGCGTTGCGCCCCTCTGCTTCGCCAACTGCACGGTAGAGGCCATCAAGCGAGATGAATTTGAGCGAATCGACACCCAAATGATCGCGCATCTCGTCTTCTGACATTGTTGCCGCGAGCAATTTTTCACGCTGTGGCGTGTCCACGCCGTAAAAACAGGGCCACGCTGTTGGGGGTGAGGCGATCCGAAAATGGACCTCAGCAGCGCCCGCATCCAAAATCATCTCTTTAATTTTGCGGCTGGTGGTGCCCCGTACAACGCTGTCGTCGACCAAAATGATCCGTTTGCCGCGCACCAACGCGCGATTAACATTGAGCTTGAGGCGCACGCCCATGTTGCGGATCTGTTCGGTCGGTTCAATGAAGGTGCGGCCCATGTATTGATTGCGGATGATGCCCATCGCGTAAGGAATGCCACTTTGCAGGGAATACCCGATGGCGGCAGGGGTGCCAGAATCAGGCACGGGGCAAATCATATCAGCGTCCATTGGCGCTTCTTTGGCCAGCTCTCGGCCGATGGCTTCGCGGGTCTCATAGACCGAACGACCGCCAAGGATGCTGTCAGGTCGGCTGAAATAGACGTGCTCAAAGATGCAAAAGCGAGAGGCCTGACGGCGGAATGGAAAATGCGATTCGACGCCCTTGGCGGTGATGACAACCATTTCGCCGGGTTCAATCTCGCGCACAAAATCGGCACCGATGATATCAAGCGCGCATGTTTCAGAGCTCAGCGCCCAGCCATCGCCGATCTTTCCAAGCACCAGTGGGCGTACGCCCAATGGGTCGCGCACACCAATCAGTTTGGTGCGGGTCATCGCGACAATTGAAAAGGCACCTTCGACCCGGCGCAAGGCATCTTCCATCCGTTCGGGGATGTTGCGTTGCAGCGAGCGGGCCATCAGGTGGATGATGCATTCGCTGTCGGATGAGGATTGAAAAATGGAGCCGCGCTCAATCAACTCACGGCGCAAAGCGTTGGCGTTGGTGATGTTGCCGTTATGGGCAATCGCGGCACCACCCATGGCGAATTCGCCAAAGAAAGGTTGCACATCGCGGATCGCTGTCGGCCCTTTTGAGCCAGAGGTGGAATAGCGAACATGGCCGATTGCCAGCTCGCCGGGCAAAGTCTCCATCACACGCTGTGAGGTGAAATTATCGCGCACATAGCCAAATCGCCGGGCGGATTGGAAACCAGCGGTGGCGTCATAACTGACGATCCCGCCTGCTTCTTGACCGCGGTGCTGCAAAGCGTGCAGGCCAAGGGCTACAAAATTCGCGGCATCGGCAACGCCGACAACGCCGAAAACGCCGCACTCCTCTTTCAATTTATCGCCGTCGTCCCCATCCCGAAGGTAGGTGGCGTCGAAAGGGTGTGCGGGGGGCATCATTTTAGGGGGCAAGGGCAGCTCCGAATCCAGCAGGGGTGCGCAGCCTTTATCTAGGCGCTTGCAGCGCTCGTGTCACCCTTGAACGTCAACGAGATGCCGTCACGTAGCAAGAACGTGTAAACTGCGGGTGGTGATAGGGCTGAAATGGCGAGTTTTACCGCGACGGCAGCCCACGGTATCAGTCACAATACTGGGCTGTCCGCGCAGTCCAGCGCTAAGCTTATGCGCTGAAAAGCCCTAACAAACGGCGAATGGCGTAAGTTGCTTGGGCTGATTACTGACTGCAGCTAGCAACAAGTGCTTCGTAGCGACCGGTGATCCAGCCAAGCGCTTGATCGGGGTCTTGGTTTTGGATGTCATCAGAGAACTTGCCAAAAACCAAAGCAGAGCGGCTCTCATCGACGACCGTAAAGTTCTGGCCGGTGATGACGGTGGAATAGACAAAGAACGCCACGGCCACCAAAAGAACACCGCGGATGACGCCGAACAAGAATCCCATGCCCTGGTCAATGCCGCCCAAGACGGAGCGCTGCACCAGTGACGAAAAGAGCGGCGTAAAGAGTGAGACCACGATAAGCGTAAGCGCCAAAACGATCGTAAACGCTCCGATCACTGACAATTCGCAGCTATCGGCAAGGAATTCACCGACAACGGGCAATTCGCGCACCAATGGCTCGACCTTGGGGGCGAACATATAAGCCAACACGGCCGCCGCTATCCAGCCAACAATGGCCATCAATTCGCGCACAAAGCCCCGGCCATATGCCAACAGCGCAGACATCACGATGACCAGCGCCACAACGCCGTCAATGATGGTAAAACCTTCCATGCTCGTCTTGCCTTTCTGCCCGGATCATTTTGACCCTAGAATACTATGGGGGAGCTGACTATCCCGCCCCGAAAATCTCACCAACAAAACCTGTCAGATCGCTCATTGTTCTGAGCGTTATGCCTTGCGCGCCCACGGCTTTTCCACCTGAAGGAGCAATGGCGGACGTAAAACCAAGTTTTGCTGCCTCTTTCAACCTGTTTTCGGTCTGTGGGGCCGGACGGAGGGCTCCAGACAGGCTGATTTCGCCAAAAACTACGGTTTCGGCGGGCAAAGCCACATCCTCACGTGCGCTAAGAAGCGCCGATGCGACAGCCAGATCAGCAGCGGGTTCTGATATTTTCATGCCGCCCGCGACGTTCAGGTAAACATCCAATCCCGCAAAGGGGATGCCGCACCGCGCTTCGAGGACGGCAAGGATCATTGCGAGACGGCCTGAATCCCAACCAACGACTGTGCGGCGGGGTTGCGAATGGGGCGACGGAGCGACGAGTGCTTGCAGTTCGACCAGAACAGGCCGGGTGCCTTCGATGCCGGCAAATACAACGGATCCGGGGCTCGGCTGTCCACGCTCGGATAGAAACAGCGCCGACGGGTTGGTAACTTCGGCCAAGCCGCGGCCTGTCATCTCAAAGACGCCAATCTCATCGGAGGGGCCAAAACGGTTTTTTACGGCGCGCAGGATGCGGAACTGGTGCCCGCGCTCGCCTTCGAAATAAAGGACAGTGTCGACCATATGTTCGACAACCCGGGGGCCGGCGATTTGACCTTCTTTGGTGACGTGGCCCACAAGCACAACAGACACGCCGCGCCGTTTCGCAAAACTGGTCAACTCATGGGCGGCAGCGCGGACTTGGCTGACTGAGCCTGGTGCGCTGTCTACATTATCAGACCACATGGTTTGAATGGAATCGATGATGGCAAGCTGTGGGCGTTCGGTTTCAAGCGTTGTTAGGATGTCACGCAGGTTGGTTTCTGCGGCAAGCCTGACTGGCGCATCCGATAGACCAAGGCGTTGAGCGCGCATGCGGATCTGGGCGCTGGCCTCTTCGCCAGAGACATAAACGGTCTGCAGGCCTTTTGAGGCAAAAGCGCCTGCGGCCTGTAACAGCAGTGTTGATTTTCCGATGCCGGGGTCACCTGCAACCAGAATGGCTGAGGCCGGGACAAGGCCGCCACCGAGCACGCGGTCTAGTTCTGCCAAACCCGAGTTTGTGCGGGGGGGCGGATCTTCGTGGGCAGAGAGATCGGTGAGCACCATGGCGCTGCCGCGCTTTGCGCCCAGAGATTTCGACGGGGGGCCTGAGGAGATCCCCTTGTCTTCGGAGATCGTATTCCATTCGCCACAATTGTCGCAGCGCCCCGACCATTTTGGAAAGATCGCGGCGCAGCTTGTGCAAGAAAAGGAGCTGGATGATTTGGCCATGACGCCCTTTTGGCGCAGGGCGCAGATGCGGTCAAAGAGAAACCACCCAGCTTTGGTTTATTCCGCGGCTGTTGCCGGCATGCCAAAGACGCGGCTGCCGTTGGCATTGATACACGGCTTATCAGCGCTCGATACAATTTTGCTGCCATTCATTTTGGTTTGAATGCCGAGTTCAGGGAGAATTTGCTGAAGCTCAGTGCGCAATTGGTCGAGTTGAGCGTGAACAAGGTTTTCTTCCATCTCGACCTCGTGCTGCCATTGCTTCAGCTCGGCTGAGACCAGCTTGGCTTGATCAATACGGATCTTGAAGGTCGCCATTTCTTCCTGACGCTGGGTCAGAAATTTGCGGGCGCGGTCAACTTTGTCGTCGGAATAGACCACGGCAAGTTCGTTGGAAATCTGGCT
It encodes the following:
- a CDS encoding protein-L-isoaspartate(D-aspartate) O-methyltransferase; protein product: MNDEAGSEAERKMQFLYALRSKGVTDKRVLSAMESIDRGPFIRGLFAERAYEDMPLPIACGQTISQPSVVGLMTQALQVSARDKVLEIGTGSGYQAAILSKLARRVYTLDRHRRLVREAREIFDALDLSNITAITRDGSFGLEEQAPFDRILVTAAAEDPPGPLLAQLKEGGIMVVPVGQSDAVQHLIRVRKTPDGLEYDELRPVRFVPLLEGLGKDG
- the surE gene encoding 5'/3'-nucleotidase SurE, producing the protein MRILITNDDGINAPGLITLEAIARELTGNPENVWTVAPAFEQSGVGHCISYTKPMMITELAPRRFAAEGAPADCVMAALYDAMAGNPPDLVLSGVNRGNNSAENTLYSGTIGAAMEAALQGIPAIALSQFFGPGNNKLDNPFEAAAQHGVNVIRRILDHTPSETSDYRLFYNVNFPPVAASDVKGIKLAAQGRRPGVNFATEPHIAPNGRRFLWIKGGDQQVPTAPGTDAAVNLEGYVSVTPMRADLTDHVSFDAHKGIAT
- a CDS encoding SDR family NAD(P)-dependent oxidoreductase; the encoded protein is MTKIALITGASRGLGAALAEALAPSHHIIAVARTVGALEELDDRIKARGGACTLAPMDITVEPAMATLCRGIHERWGKLDLWLHTAIHAAPLTPADHIDPKDLQKSIANNITATATLIRFVSPLLGQQGQAVFFDDPRAGQKFFGSYAATKSTQIALARSWQSEADRIGPKVHIVTPDPMPTATRARFFPGEDRNALCPPNEQATALLAQLPISLG
- a CDS encoding pilus assembly protein PilZ, producing the protein MTTPTDGTPTPPKVTELATETTNLDRTALIGTFGSATLPGALVRLPNGKISRVVIGDAVAGGTVLAIDTDRLILSRLHGELVLRMPKS
- a CDS encoding DUF1801 domain-containing protein; amino-acid sequence: MKMSAFPNAFDETVATWPTAAQHRFSEIRTIILRASQEWPMTESLKWGQPAWRPSKTSQGSTLRVSWSDKNPGNIGIFVHCQTTLAATMRDLYPDSFAYEGNRALHLPLTGEVPEQALDHLARLTFTYHAKR
- the purF gene encoding amidophosphoribosyltransferase, whose translation is MPPAHPFDATYLRDGDDGDKLKEECGVFGVVGVADAANFVALGLHALQHRGQEAGGIVSYDATAGFQSARRFGYVRDNFTSQRVMETLPGELAIGHVRYSTSGSKGPTAIRDVQPFFGEFAMGGAAIAHNGNITNANALRRELIERGSIFQSSSDSECIIHLMARSLQRNIPERMEDALRRVEGAFSIVAMTRTKLIGVRDPLGVRPLVLGKIGDGWALSSETCALDIIGADFVREIEPGEMVVITAKGVESHFPFRRQASRFCIFEHVYFSRPDSILGGRSVYETREAIGRELAKEAPMDADMICPVPDSGTPAAIGYSLQSGIPYAMGIIRNQYMGRTFIEPTEQIRNMGVRLKLNVNRALVRGKRIILVDDSVVRGTTSRKIKEMILDAGAAEVHFRIASPPTAWPCFYGVDTPQREKLLAATMSEDEMRDHLGVDSLKFISLDGLYRAVGEAEGRNAKCPQYCDACFSGEYPVTPADQVDNGFEMKPAAE
- a CDS encoding CvpA family protein, which gives rise to MEGFTIIDGVVALVIVMSALLAYGRGFVRELMAIVGWIAAAVLAYMFAPKVEPLVRELPVVGEFLADSCELSVIGAFTIVLALTLIVVSLFTPLFSSLVQRSVLGGIDQGMGFLFGVIRGVLLVAVAFFVYSTVITGQNFTVVDESRSALVFGKFSDDIQNQDPDQALGWITGRYEALVASCSQ
- the radA gene encoding DNA repair protein RadA, with translation MAKSSSSFSCTSCAAIFPKWSGRCDNCGEWNTISEDKGISSGPPSKSLGAKRGSAMVLTDLSAHEDPPPRTNSGLAELDRVLGGGLVPASAILVAGDPGIGKSTLLLQAAGAFASKGLQTVYVSGEEASAQIRMRAQRLGLSDAPVRLAAETNLRDILTTLETERPQLAIIDSIQTMWSDNVDSAPGSVSQVRAAAHELTSFAKRRGVSVVLVGHVTKEGQIAGPRVVEHMVDTVLYFEGERGHQFRILRAVKNRFGPSDEIGVFEMTGRGLAEVTNPSALFLSERGQPSPGSVVFAGIEGTRPVLVELQALVAPSPHSQPRRTVVGWDSGRLAMILAVLEARCGIPFAGLDVYLNVAGGMKISEPAADLAVASALLSAREDVALPAETVVFGEISLSGALRPAPQTENRLKEAAKLGFTSAIAPSGGKAVGAQGITLRTMSDLTGFVGEIFGAG